A part of Geoanaerobacter pelophilus genomic DNA contains:
- a CDS encoding 4Fe-4S dicluster domain-containing protein — protein MSSSTANFDKTKAFLIDTTKCTGCRGCQVACKQWNQLKAEDTKFFSGEGYQNPPLMSEYTFTRVKFKDYQKNGQNEFAFYKEMCMHCNEPACASVCPVGAFKKTAEGPVIYDAKRCIGCRFCMIACPFGVPKYEWSKAFPLVRKCTGCYSRVKEGLQPACATACPTAISYGSRAEMLKEAGKRLKNRPERYYNAIYGKDEAGGTSILYLTQQPLDELGFKPVTKRSLPSYTWQALRLVPGIFLTVGGGLSLVSWFNHRKERIKREQDQLNGAAAPENKEVDR, from the coding sequence ATGAGTTCCTCAACCGCAAATTTCGACAAAACAAAGGCATTCCTGATTGATACCACCAAGTGCACCGGCTGCCGTGGCTGTCAGGTGGCTTGTAAGCAGTGGAATCAGCTTAAGGCCGAAGACACCAAGTTCTTCAGCGGCGAGGGGTACCAGAACCCGCCACTGATGTCGGAGTACACCTTTACCCGCGTCAAGTTCAAGGACTATCAGAAGAACGGTCAGAACGAGTTCGCCTTTTACAAAGAGATGTGCATGCACTGCAACGAACCGGCCTGTGCCTCAGTCTGTCCGGTAGGTGCCTTCAAGAAAACTGCCGAAGGACCGGTAATCTACGACGCCAAGCGCTGCATCGGCTGCCGTTTCTGCATGATTGCCTGCCCCTTTGGCGTTCCCAAGTACGAATGGAGCAAGGCCTTTCCCCTGGTGCGCAAATGCACCGGTTGCTACAGCCGCGTCAAGGAAGGGCTGCAGCCGGCCTGTGCCACGGCCTGCCCGACTGCCATTTCCTACGGCAGTCGCGCCGAGATGCTCAAAGAGGCCGGGAAGCGCCTGAAGAATCGACCGGAGCGCTACTACAACGCAATATATGGCAAAGACGAGGCAGGCGGCACCAGCATTCTCTACCTGACCCAGCAACCGCTGGATGAACTGGGCTTCAAGCCGGTCACCAAGCGCTCCCTTCCCTCCTATACCTGGCAGGCGCTGCGCCTGGTTCCAGGGATCTTCCTGACGGTAGGAGGTGGATTGTCCCTTGTTTCCTGGTTCAACCATCGCAAGGAACGGATCAAACGCGAACAGGACCAGCTTAACGGCGCAGCTGCGCCGGAGAACAAGGAGGTTGACCGATGA
- the fdnG gene encoding formate dehydrogenase-N subunit alpha yields MAISRRQFLQGVGLAGAGVALSGTPGEANADAPETRIKGIKASTTICPFCAVGCGLLVHTKNGKVINIEGDPKHPINQGALCSKGSSLFQVAVNERRLQKVMYRAPGSDKFEEKSWDWALDRIALRMKETRDKSFKSSEMNKKDNKEYVVNRTDGMAFFGGAGLDNEECYLWSKFARAMGVGQLEHQARLUHSSTVAGLAASFGRGAMTNHWIDLKNSDSIFIIGCNPAENHPISFKWIEEAMDNGGKLIVVDPRYTRSASKADIYAQVRPGTDIAFLGGMINYALQNNLIHEEYVREYTNATFLVGEKYDFQDGLFCSFDDQEKMYDLKSWAYEVSPDGNPRRDLTMKNPRSVYQLLKKHYSRYTVDMVCSITGTKKEDYLKVAQNFCATGRPDKAGTILYAMGITQSTHGTQNVRAVAMLQMLLGNIGIAGGGVNALRGESNVQGSTDYGLLFHLLPGYLKSPEFDNVDLKSYVEKWTPKTKDSKSANWWGNTPKYVTSLLKSWYGDNATAENDFCYSYLPKRMGSYAYNKIIEKMGKGELEGLVCMGMNPAVGGPDSGHARTALGKLKWLVTVDLWETETSIFWKRPGTNPKEIQTEVFMLPAASSVEKEGSISNSGRWAQWRYKAVEPVGQSMSDLWIIDQFFKRVRNLYTKDKGVFPEPITKMAWNYGTGHEPEVHLVAKEINGYFTKDVTVKEKDKTLEFKAGDPVPGFKYLMADGSTTGGCWIYSGSYTKDGNLMARRDDSDPGNLGMFPKWAWCWPVNRRIIYNRASVNPAGEPFNPKRPVIAWDGLEKKWKGDVPDGPWPPMKDDKEGKYPFIMLPEGHARLYALDLKDGPFPEHYEPVESPARNLMSKVQNNPSVKIPTNVSSDLAKFPFIGTTYRMTEHWQTGGMTRSLTWLNELVPDMFVEISETLAKQKGIKKGDTVKVTTERGSIEAMALVTSRLRPFTVGGKQIEQIGMPWHFGYAGLSTGDSANMLTPAVGCANTSIPEFKAFLCNLEKGGKKA; encoded by the coding sequence ATGGCAATTTCACGCAGGCAGTTTCTGCAAGGAGTGGGGTTGGCCGGCGCCGGTGTCGCCCTGTCCGGCACCCCGGGGGAAGCCAATGCCGATGCGCCGGAAACGCGAATCAAGGGGATTAAGGCATCCACCACCATCTGTCCGTTTTGCGCGGTAGGCTGCGGCCTGTTGGTGCACACCAAAAACGGCAAGGTCATCAACATCGAGGGCGACCCCAAACACCCCATCAACCAGGGTGCGCTCTGTTCCAAGGGGAGTTCGCTGTTTCAGGTGGCGGTCAATGAGCGCCGCCTGCAAAAGGTCATGTACCGGGCGCCGGGATCTGACAAGTTCGAGGAAAAGAGCTGGGACTGGGCCCTGGACCGCATCGCCCTGCGCATGAAAGAGACTCGCGACAAATCCTTCAAGTCCAGCGAAATGAATAAGAAGGACAACAAGGAATACGTCGTCAACCGTACTGACGGCATGGCCTTTTTCGGCGGCGCCGGCCTGGATAATGAGGAATGCTACCTCTGGTCAAAATTTGCCCGCGCCATGGGAGTAGGCCAGCTGGAACATCAAGCCCGATTATGACACTCCTCTACAGTCGCCGGTCTGGCGGCTTCATTTGGACGTGGGGCAATGACGAATCACTGGATTGACCTGAAGAACAGCGACAGCATTTTTATCATCGGCTGCAACCCGGCCGAGAATCACCCGATCTCTTTCAAGTGGATCGAAGAAGCCATGGACAACGGCGGCAAGCTGATTGTCGTTGATCCCCGCTACACCCGCAGCGCTTCCAAAGCAGACATCTACGCCCAGGTCCGCCCCGGTACCGACATCGCCTTTCTGGGCGGCATGATCAATTATGCCCTGCAGAACAACCTGATCCATGAGGAGTACGTGCGCGAATATACCAACGCCACCTTCCTCGTCGGAGAAAAATACGATTTCCAGGACGGCCTGTTCTGCTCTTTCGATGATCAGGAAAAGATGTATGACCTGAAATCATGGGCTTACGAAGTCAGTCCAGACGGCAATCCCCGCCGCGACCTGACCATGAAAAACCCGCGCAGTGTCTACCAGCTCCTCAAGAAACACTACTCGCGTTACACGGTAGATATGGTCTGCTCTATCACCGGCACCAAAAAGGAAGACTATCTCAAGGTTGCCCAGAATTTCTGCGCCACCGGCCGTCCTGACAAGGCAGGCACGATCCTCTACGCCATGGGCATTACCCAATCGACTCACGGCACTCAGAATGTCCGCGCCGTGGCCATGCTGCAGATGCTGCTGGGCAATATCGGCATTGCCGGCGGCGGAGTCAACGCCTTGCGCGGTGAATCCAATGTGCAGGGATCCACTGACTACGGCCTGCTGTTTCATCTGCTCCCCGGTTATCTCAAATCACCGGAGTTCGACAACGTAGATCTCAAGAGCTACGTGGAGAAATGGACCCCCAAGACCAAGGACTCCAAGAGCGCCAACTGGTGGGGGAACACACCCAAGTATGTCACCAGCCTGCTCAAGTCCTGGTATGGCGACAATGCCACAGCAGAAAACGACTTCTGCTACTCCTACCTGCCCAAACGCATGGGAAGCTATGCGTACAACAAAATCATTGAAAAGATGGGCAAGGGTGAACTGGAAGGACTGGTCTGCATGGGGATGAACCCGGCCGTCGGCGGTCCCGATTCCGGCCATGCCCGGACAGCGCTGGGCAAGCTCAAGTGGCTGGTGACGGTGGACCTGTGGGAAACCGAGACCTCTATCTTCTGGAAACGCCCCGGCACCAACCCCAAGGAGATCCAGACCGAAGTATTCATGCTGCCGGCAGCTTCGTCAGTGGAGAAGGAAGGGTCCATCTCCAACTCCGGCCGCTGGGCGCAATGGCGCTATAAGGCGGTGGAGCCGGTGGGACAGTCCATGAGCGATCTCTGGATCATCGACCAGTTTTTCAAGAGGGTGCGTAACCTCTACACCAAAGATAAGGGCGTTTTCCCGGAGCCGATCACCAAAATGGCCTGGAACTATGGCACCGGACATGAGCCGGAGGTGCATCTGGTGGCCAAGGAGATCAATGGCTACTTTACCAAAGACGTGACCGTAAAGGAAAAGGATAAAACCCTTGAGTTCAAGGCCGGGGATCCGGTGCCGGGGTTCAAGTACCTGATGGCCGATGGCTCCACAACCGGTGGCTGCTGGATCTACAGCGGTTCCTATACCAAGGACGGCAATCTGATGGCGCGCCGTGACGACAGTGATCCGGGCAACCTGGGAATGTTCCCGAAATGGGCCTGGTGCTGGCCGGTAAACCGCCGCATCATCTACAACCGCGCCTCAGTAAACCCGGCAGGCGAGCCGTTCAATCCCAAGCGCCCGGTTATTGCCTGGGATGGGCTTGAAAAGAAATGGAAGGGCGATGTGCCTGACGGCCCCTGGCCCCCCATGAAAGACGACAAGGAAGGCAAGTATCCCTTCATCATGCTGCCCGAAGGGCATGCCCGGCTGTATGCCCTGGACTTGAAAGATGGTCCGTTCCCCGAACATTACGAGCCGGTGGAGAGTCCGGCCCGCAACCTGATGTCCAAGGTGCAAAACAACCCGAGTGTCAAGATACCCACCAATGTCTCCAGCGACTTGGCCAAGTTTCCCTTTATCGGCACCACCTACCGCATGACCGAACACTGGCAAACCGGCGGCATGACCCGCAGTCTCACCTGGTTGAACGAACTGGTGCCGGATATGTTTGTGGAGATCAGTGAAACCCTGGCCAAACAGAAGGGCATAAAAAAAGGTGACACCGTCAAGGTTACCACCGAACGAGGCTCAATCGAGGCCATGGCCCTGGTTACCTCACGTCTCAGGCCGTTTACTGTGGGAGGCAAGCAGATCGAGCAGATCGGCATGCCCTGGCATTTCGGCTACGCCGGACTGTCTACAGGTGACAGCGCCAATATGCTGACCCCGGCGGTCGGTTGCGCTAACACCAGCATCCCCGAGTTCAAGGCGTTTCTCTGTAATCTTGAAAAAGGGGGTAAAAAGGCATGA